A single Orcinus orca chromosome 2, mOrcOrc1.1, whole genome shotgun sequence DNA region contains:
- the LOC117197039 gene encoding non-histone chromosomal protein HMG-14-like, with translation MPKRKVSSKEGAAKEEPKRRWVRLSATPTPAKVETKPKKAAGKDKSSDKKVQIKGKRGAKGKQAEVANQETKEDLPAENGETKNQESPASDEAGEKEAKSD, from the coding sequence ATGCCCAAGAGGAAGGTCAGCTCCAAGGAGGGGGCAGCGAAGGAGGAGCCCAAGAGGAGATGGGTGAGGTTGTCAGCTACACCGACTCCTGCAAAAGTGGAAACGAAGCCAAAAAAGGCGGCAGGAAAGGATAAATCTTCAGACAAAAAAGTGCAGataaaagggaaaaggggagcaAAGGGAAAACAGGCTGAAGTGGCCAACCAAGAGACTAAAGAAGACTTACCTGCAgaaaatggagaaactaaaaaCCAGGAGAGCCCAGCCTCTGatgaagcaggagagaaagaagccaagtcTGATTAA